From the genome of Hyperolius riggenbachi isolate aHypRig1 chromosome 9, aHypRig1.pri, whole genome shotgun sequence, one region includes:
- the MPST gene encoding 3-mercaptopyruvate sulfurtransferase: MAQQLVPRALVSTRWLWDATRAGSTLKSNIRILDASWHLPKTGRDGWREFKERHIPGAFYFDLDGCSDRTSPYDHMLPSADQFSEYMGKLGVSNSSHVVVYDASDLGSFSAPRVWWMFRVFGHPHVSVLDGGLRAWLREGHPVNSGKEPWPKPTEFQAKLDKSNVVGHEEIEEFTEKRNFQLVDARIEGRFRGLEPEPREGIESGHIPHAVNIPFPSLLTEEGLEKSPEELKRIFQQKGIDLSKRLVATCGSGVTACHIALASFLCGKEDTAIYDGSWVEWYMRAKPEDIVSEGRGKTL, translated from the exons ATGGCCCAGCAGCTTGTGCCTCGAGCTTTGGTTTCCACTCGTTGGCTTTGGGACGCCACCCGGGCTGGTTCAACTCTCAAATCAAACATCCGGATCCTTGACGCCTCCTGGCACCTTCCGAAGACGGGACGTGACGGCTGGCGGGAGTTCAAGGAGCGCCACATACCCGGAGCCTTCTACTTCGACTTAGATGGCTGCAGTGACCGCACCTCCCCCTATGACCACATGCTCCCCAGCGCAGACCAGTTCTCCGAGTACATGGGGAAACTTGGGGTCTCCAACAGCAGCCATGTCGTGGTGTACGACGCCAGCGATCTGGGCTCCTTCAGCGCGCCGCGGGTCTGGTGGATGTTCCGGGTCTTTGGACATCCTCATGTGTCTGTGTTGGATGGAGGCCTCAGAGCTTGGCTCAGGGAAGGACACCCGGTGAATTCTGGGAAAGAGCCTTGGCCAAAGCCAACAGAGTTCCAGGCAAAACTGGACAAGTCTAACGTCGTGGGGCACGAAGAGATCGAGGAATTCACCGAGAAGCGGAACTTTCAGCTGGTAGACGCCAGAATAGAGGGAAGGTTCCGGGGACTTGAACCTGAGCCCCGGGAAG GAATCGAGTCTGGTCACATCCCTCACGCCGTGAACATCCCGTTCCCGAGCCTCCTGACAGAGGAAGGTCTCGAGAAATCTCCCGAAGAGCTGAAACGCATCTTCCAGCAGAAAGGCATCGATCTGTCCAAACGTCTGGTGGCCACCTGTGGCTCCGGCGTCACCGCCTGCCACATCGCCCTGGCCTCCTTCCTCTGCGGCAAGGAAGACACAGCCATATACGACGGTTCCTGGGTGGAGTGGTACATGCGCGCCAAGCCGGAAGACATCGTGTCGGAGGGCAGAGGGAAGACCTTGTGA